The Ensifer adhaerens genome contains a region encoding:
- the nuoE gene encoding NADH-quinone oxidoreductase subunit NuoE, with protein sequence MTMREKIEQAAERYPDQRSAIMPALLIAQSEHGHLPGPVLEEVADILGVERIWVYELATFYTLFHTEPVGMFHLQLCDNVSCMLRRSEDLLKHLEEVLAIRKGVTTGDGLFTLSTVECLGACEMAPVMQVGDDYHGNLDIERIDALLARLRAMVPDAAAAARAAAEPSGN encoded by the coding sequence ATGACGATGCGCGAAAAGATCGAACAGGCGGCGGAGCGGTATCCCGACCAGCGCTCGGCGATCATGCCCGCGCTTCTGATCGCGCAGAGTGAGCATGGCCATCTGCCCGGGCCGGTGCTGGAAGAGGTTGCCGATATCCTCGGCGTCGAGCGGATCTGGGTCTACGAACTGGCAACCTTCTACACCCTCTTCCATACCGAGCCGGTGGGGATGTTCCATCTGCAACTCTGCGACAATGTCTCCTGCATGCTGCGGCGGTCCGAAGACCTGCTGAAGCATCTCGAAGAAGTCCTCGCGATCAGGAAGGGCGTAACGACGGGAGACGGTCTGTTCACGCTCTCGACCGTCGAATGCCTCGGCGCCTGTGAGATGGCCCCGGTCATGCAGGTCGGCGACGACTATCACGGCAATCTCGACATAGAGCGGATCGATGCGCTCCTCGCCCGGTTGCGTGCGATGGTGCCGGACGCGGCGGCAGCCGCTCGCGCTGCCGCGGAACCATCGGGGAACTAG
- a CDS encoding CBS domain-containing protein: MFVGEIVKDKGAGVIAVAPDQTMVEILRLFRDNNIGFVVVSHAPGRYLGTLSERDCCNALAEYGPEAALMPVADIMNRNVAVCSAVDGLPLVMSIMTQRRTRHVLVIEDEAIVGVVSIGDVVKHRLDEAQRTERHLHEYIAGAGYH; this comes from the coding sequence ATGTTTGTCGGTGAAATCGTGAAGGACAAGGGTGCTGGAGTGATCGCAGTCGCTCCCGACCAGACGATGGTGGAGATCCTGCGGCTCTTTCGTGACAACAATATCGGTTTCGTGGTCGTCAGCCACGCGCCCGGAAGGTATCTCGGCACGCTGTCGGAGCGGGATTGCTGCAACGCGCTTGCGGAATACGGACCCGAGGCAGCACTGATGCCGGTTGCCGATATCATGAACCGCAACGTGGCCGTCTGTTCGGCTGTCGATGGGCTGCCCTTGGTGATGTCGATCATGACGCAGCGACGCACGCGCCATGTCCTGGTCATTGAGGACGAGGCCATTGTCGGCGTCGTCAGCATCGGCGACGTCGTCAAGCATCGGCTCGATGAGGCACAGCGCACCGAGCGACACCTACACGAATACATCGCTGGCGCCGGTTACCACTGA
- a CDS encoding NADH-quinone oxidoreductase subunit I codes for MSRVLDRAGTWIGWALFADLANAFALTFGYMFSKPVTMQYPDKEKWLPYSRYRGHHFLKRDEEGEIKCVACELCARICPCDCIEVVPYEDENGNRHPAKFEIDTARCLFCGLCEDACPADAIALGQQYEFSSYSSRDLVIGRDDLLGKPGKAMTGGGVVTARLKTEQDVLVETNDPHGYNWWRNIRRT; via the coding sequence ATGTCACGCGTACTCGACAGAGCTGGAACATGGATCGGCTGGGCGCTTTTTGCCGATCTGGCAAACGCCTTTGCGCTGACCTTTGGCTATATGTTCTCCAAGCCCGTCACCATGCAGTATCCGGACAAGGAGAAATGGCTCCCCTACTCGCGCTATCGCGGGCATCACTTCCTGAAACGGGACGAAGAGGGCGAAATCAAGTGCGTCGCGTGCGAACTTTGCGCGCGCATCTGCCCTTGCGATTGCATCGAAGTCGTCCCCTATGAGGACGAAAACGGCAACCGTCACCCGGCAAAATTCGAAATAGACACGGCCCGGTGCCTGTTCTGCGGCCTGTGCGAGGACGCCTGCCCGGCGGACGCCATCGCACTCGGCCAGCAGTATGAATTCTCGAGTTACTCGTCACGTGACCTGGTGATCGGACGTGACGATCTGCTTGGCAAACCTGGAAAGGCAATGACCGGCGGTGGCGTCGTCACCGCACGCCTGAAGACAGAACAGGACGTGCTGGTCGAGACAAACGATCCGCATGGGTACAACTGGTGGCGCAACATCCGGCGAACGTGA
- the nuoG gene encoding NADH-quinone oxidoreductase subunit NuoG translates to MVSVTINGQVLEVEAGSSVLQAARQLGVDVPTFCYLKRLPPLASCRMCLVEIEGLRRLQPSCATAVTDGMVVRTNTTLIDETRSSMLDMLLANHPLDCPICDKGGECELQDMVMAYGPGRSRFRDPKRVFHSRDIRLSPVVIMNVNRCIQCQRCVRMCEEVVGAVALGTVEKGMDTAVTGFEGSLASCDQCGNCIEVCPVGALMSFPYRYKARPWDLAETDTVCPHCGTGCQLTVGARKGEFMRVRSKEEHGVNRETLCARGRFGLDFIEGHDRVKRPMIRRDGALVAVSWDEAGDYLRRRLTAVESKAAGGVVSPRLPNEVLYQFQKLMRTVFRTNNIDCSSRWSTPFDTLAPLMASYSRAPLKEVLGVDCVLVIGGNVTEENPVTEYLLRDAARRRGTGLLMLATRPSRLDADAEAVVRIPPGGEATSIAAVVTGLVMAAGERLSGNTLAELGAIGAKPASGDEPDRLGAALDEASTVALLVSVDLLRSSEARATLQQLSNLLQLLRLLGKSPALQILFDRANQMGAWDMGAVSGALPGLQAVADDKKRAALARNWGAEIQHQPGANLDAMLDLCIAGQMGALYLVGTDPLISYPDREFMARALGSVDLLIVQDSFLTETAGLADVVLPASGYGEEPGSFTNNEGRVQQVCKFREPVFEARGNLAIFDLVATLRGQTLQPSTHVEIFDEIARLLPAYQALSWAGLGADGAFTKADPTPSAVAFYPPPTGSQSHDGLMLITGNCLFHNGYLSERSEILNTVANDPYVAMNAEDAAELGISDGDQVVVTSSRGELVAQLRVEKLFPTGLVFVPENYRSLRLNSLMRRGEYPCPVNVKKAQTTHQAAGANRVWRGV, encoded by the coding sequence ATGGTGAGCGTTACGATCAACGGGCAAGTTCTGGAAGTCGAGGCGGGCTCTAGCGTGTTGCAGGCCGCGCGACAATTGGGTGTCGACGTTCCGACCTTCTGCTACCTGAAGCGCCTGCCGCCGCTTGCCTCCTGTCGCATGTGTCTCGTCGAGATCGAGGGGCTGCGGCGGTTGCAGCCGTCCTGCGCCACCGCGGTCACGGACGGCATGGTCGTGCGGACCAACACGACGCTGATCGATGAAACGCGTTCGTCCATGCTCGACATGCTGCTCGCCAACCACCCTCTCGACTGTCCGATCTGCGACAAGGGCGGCGAGTGCGAACTCCAGGACATGGTGATGGCCTATGGCCCGGGGAGGAGCCGCTTTCGTGATCCCAAACGCGTGTTTCACTCTCGCGACATTCGCCTGAGCCCGGTCGTGATCATGAACGTCAACCGCTGCATCCAGTGCCAGCGCTGCGTGCGGATGTGCGAGGAGGTCGTTGGCGCTGTCGCGCTCGGCACCGTCGAGAAAGGCATGGATACCGCCGTCACCGGCTTCGAGGGTAGTCTTGCCAGTTGCGACCAGTGCGGCAACTGCATCGAAGTATGCCCGGTCGGCGCGCTGATGAGCTTTCCCTACCGCTACAAGGCGCGGCCCTGGGATCTCGCCGAGACCGATACTGTCTGCCCGCACTGCGGCACCGGATGTCAGCTGACCGTCGGGGCCCGCAAGGGCGAGTTCATGCGGGTCCGCTCCAAGGAGGAGCACGGCGTCAACCGCGAGACGCTTTGTGCGCGTGGCCGGTTCGGCCTCGACTTCATCGAGGGGCATGATCGGGTCAAGCGGCCGATGATCCGTCGCGATGGCGCCTTGGTTGCAGTTTCCTGGGACGAAGCTGGAGACTATCTGCGCCGGCGGCTAACGGCGGTTGAAAGCAAGGCTGCTGGCGGCGTTGTCTCGCCGCGCCTGCCAAACGAGGTGCTTTATCAGTTCCAGAAACTCATGCGCACGGTCTTTCGGACCAACAACATCGACTGTTCGTCGCGCTGGTCCACCCCCTTCGATACGCTTGCCCCGCTGATGGCGAGCTACAGTCGTGCGCCTTTGAAGGAGGTACTCGGCGTCGATTGCGTGCTTGTCATCGGTGGCAACGTGACCGAGGAAAACCCGGTTACCGAATATCTGCTGCGGGACGCGGCGCGGCGGCGCGGCACCGGATTGCTCATGCTAGCGACGCGGCCTTCCCGTCTTGACGCCGATGCGGAGGCTGTGGTTCGCATACCGCCAGGCGGCGAGGCCACGAGCATTGCGGCCGTGGTCACCGGGCTTGTTATGGCCGCCGGCGAGAGGCTATCGGGCAACACTCTTGCAGAACTCGGAGCCATTGGCGCCAAGCCCGCGAGCGGTGACGAACCGGATCGTCTGGGCGCTGCGCTTGACGAAGCTAGCACGGTCGCCCTGCTCGTCAGTGTCGACCTCCTGAGGTCCTCTGAAGCGCGCGCGACATTGCAGCAACTCAGCAACCTGCTGCAACTTCTCCGTCTCCTCGGCAAAAGCCCGGCATTGCAGATCCTCTTTGACCGCGCCAACCAAATGGGCGCCTGGGATATGGGGGCCGTATCGGGTGCCTTGCCAGGGCTGCAGGCGGTGGCCGACGATAAGAAGCGCGCCGCACTTGCCCGGAACTGGGGCGCCGAAATCCAACATCAGCCGGGTGCCAATCTCGACGCGATGCTGGATCTCTGCATCGCTGGGCAAATGGGCGCGCTCTACCTTGTCGGGACGGACCCTCTAATCTCCTATCCGGACAGGGAGTTTATGGCCCGGGCCCTTGGTTCCGTCGATCTGCTGATCGTGCAGGACAGTTTCCTTACGGAGACGGCAGGCCTCGCCGACGTTGTCTTGCCGGCGTCGGGCTACGGCGAAGAGCCTGGCAGCTTCACCAACAACGAGGGGCGCGTCCAGCAGGTCTGCAAGTTCCGGGAACCCGTTTTCGAGGCGAGAGGCAACCTTGCGATCTTCGATCTTGTCGCGACTTTGCGCGGTCAAACATTGCAGCCTTCGACGCATGTCGAGATTTTCGATGAGATCGCTCGGCTGCTGCCGGCCTATCAGGCACTGAGTTGGGCCGGACTTGGCGCCGACGGCGCCTTCACGAAGGCAGACCCGACACCATCGGCGGTTGCCTTTTATCCCCCGCCAACTGGTTCGCAGTCGCATGACGGGCTGATGCTCATCACCGGCAACTGCCTGTTCCACAACGGCTATCTTTCGGAGCGCTCGGAAATCCTGAACACGGTCGCCAACGACCCCTATGTCGCGATGAACGCCGAAGATGCTGCAGAGCTTGGCATATCAGATGGTGACCAGGTGGTCGTAACTTCATCCCGCGGTGAACTGGTGGCGCAGCTCAGGGTCGAGAAGTTGTTTCCGACGGGCCTCGTCTTCGTTCCCGAAAACTATCGGTCCCTGCGCCTCAACAGCCTGATGCGGCGGGGCGAATACCCGTGTCCCGTCAATGTTAAGAAAGCGCAGACCACCCACCAAGCCGCGGGCGCGAACCGGGTCTGGCGTGGAGTTTGA
- the nuoF gene encoding NADH-quinone oxidoreductase subunit NuoF: MFERVLLKNVDVPDGHLLSTYEAGGGYRALAKALTEYTPDEIIDLVKRSNLRGRGGAGFPTGMKWSFVPKRADKPKYLCCNADEGEPGTFKDRIVMERDPHQLIEGIAISAYAIGAAVAYVYIRGEYVLAIRRLEQAIAEAKAKGYLGARILGSDFNFIVHVHCGAGAYICGEETAMLDSLEGKRAQPRLKPPFPAVAGLYASPTVINNVETLVCVPHIVARGADWFRSIGPEKSPGPKLYCVSGQVRKPGLYELPMGIPLRELVEDHAGGPPPGRKIKAVIPGGVSAPVIPERGLDVGMDFDTLAAAGTMLGSAGVIVVDDATCMVRVATRIIEFFHHESCGKCTPCREGLNWVVKVLRRIEAGEGAAGDMEQLDMLCKGIFGNTFCALGDGAAMGLRASLAHFREEFVAHIEERRCPFH; encoded by the coding sequence ATGTTCGAACGGGTTCTTCTGAAGAACGTGGACGTGCCGGACGGACATCTCCTCTCCACCTATGAGGCCGGCGGCGGCTACCGAGCGCTTGCCAAAGCCCTCACGGAGTACACGCCCGACGAGATCATCGATCTCGTCAAGCGGTCGAACCTGCGTGGTCGCGGTGGGGCCGGGTTTCCGACGGGCATGAAGTGGAGTTTCGTGCCTAAGCGGGCAGACAAGCCGAAGTATCTGTGTTGCAACGCCGACGAAGGGGAGCCTGGCACGTTCAAGGACCGCATCGTCATGGAGCGCGACCCGCATCAACTGATCGAGGGCATCGCGATCAGTGCCTATGCGATCGGGGCGGCGGTCGCCTATGTCTACATTCGCGGAGAGTATGTGCTGGCGATCCGGAGGCTGGAACAGGCGATCGCGGAGGCAAAGGCCAAAGGGTATCTCGGAGCACGCATACTGGGATCAGACTTCAATTTCATCGTGCACGTTCATTGCGGCGCGGGCGCCTATATTTGCGGCGAGGAAACCGCAATGCTCGACTCGCTTGAGGGCAAGAGGGCACAGCCGCGCCTGAAACCGCCGTTTCCGGCCGTTGCCGGGCTCTATGCCAGTCCGACGGTCATCAACAATGTCGAGACGCTGGTCTGCGTGCCGCATATCGTGGCACGAGGCGCCGACTGGTTCCGCAGTATCGGGCCGGAGAAGAGCCCCGGCCCGAAGCTCTATTGCGTCAGCGGGCAGGTGCGCAAACCCGGGCTTTATGAACTGCCGATGGGAATTCCGCTTCGCGAGCTCGTCGAGGACCATGCGGGCGGGCCGCCGCCCGGGCGCAAGATCAAGGCGGTAATCCCCGGTGGGGTTTCCGCGCCGGTGATTCCTGAGCGGGGCCTGGACGTCGGGATGGACTTTGACACGCTAGCCGCCGCGGGCACGATGCTGGGCTCGGCCGGGGTGATCGTCGTCGACGACGCGACCTGCATGGTCAGGGTCGCCACCCGCATCATCGAGTTCTTTCACCACGAATCCTGCGGCAAGTGCACGCCTTGCCGCGAGGGACTGAACTGGGTGGTGAAGGTGTTGCGCCGGATCGAAGCGGGCGAGGGGGCGGCCGGCGACATGGAGCAGTTGGACATGCTCTGCAAGGGCATTTTCGGCAACACGTTCTGTGCTTTGGGTGATGGCGCGGCGATGGGGTTGCGCGCTTCACTGGCGCATTTCCGCGAGGAGTTCGTCGCCCATATCGAGGAGCGGAGGTGTCCGTTCCACTAG